In Chloroflexota bacterium, a single genomic region encodes these proteins:
- a CDS encoding Zn-ribbon domain-containing OB-fold protein, with protein sequence MADYLKPVPTADVETKPYWDACKRHELVLPWCAGCKNYFFPPQAICPHCLKADIEWRKASGKGVVYSMSVVHQNKSPGFREQGPYVLAYVRLDEGVQMLTNVLAADPYTVKVGTPVAVTFEDATPEVSIPKFTVRS encoded by the coding sequence ATGGCCGACTATCTGAAGCCGGTGCCCACTGCAGACGTCGAAACCAAGCCCTACTGGGATGCCTGCAAGCGTCACGAGCTTGTTTTGCCCTGGTGCGCCGGCTGCAAAAACTACTTCTTCCCGCCCCAGGCCATCTGCCCCCACTGCCTCAAGGCAGACATAGAATGGCGCAAGGCCTCTGGCAAAGGCGTCGTCTACAGCATGTCTGTGGTGCACCAGAACAAGTCGCCCGGCTTCCGCGAGCAAGGGCCGTATGTCCTCGCCTATGTGCGGCTCGATGAAGGGGTGCAGATGCTCACCAACGTCCTCGCCGCCGACCCCTATACCGTGAAGGTGGGCACGCCCGTCGCCGTGACCTTTGAGGATGCCACGCCCGAAGTCAGCATCCCCAAATTCACCGTCCGCTCCTGA